The Fibrobacter sp. genomic interval TGGACGGAACGCCACCGTGGCGAAATCTGGGATTGTGCCCGCGACGATTCTGACAACCCGAGCGACGAAATTCTGCTCGACAACCTGCGCGCCCTGCTGCTGTGCAAGGGCAGCCTCCAGCCTGCCGCCGAAATGGGCGACATGATCAAGGAAATCACTAAGGAAGTGTGGTACAGGAACGAGGACACGACCGAAGCCCCGGACCTCGTCGCCGACGACTGGAGACGCAAGTACCTCACCAAGTGGCGCGAAGCCCGCATGTTCGAAGCGTTCGTGCTCATCGAGAAGCGCGCGCAGGACCTGCTGAAAATTCTGAAGGCCTAGTGGATGCCCTTGCCCCTGGCGGGGCTGCGGCATGACGACTGGATTGAACCGTTTACAGGTGGTTCCTGGATGAGCCGGAGGGCAATGCGGGTCTGCGGGCTGCGCGGGCCTATTTCACCCATTTTGATTTGAAGCGGACGGGAAGCCAGAGTTCCGTATATCCCGATTCGCTCTTCCGGTAGCGCCAATAGGCGTCGATATGGCGCCTCAGCGACTCGCCCAGGGATTCATCCTCGGCGTTGGTGAACTCCATCTCCTTGCAAGCGAAATTGCCGAGCGAATCTATCGCAAGGCGGAGCCCTACCACCACGTCGTCGGAAGGGCGGTACTTTTTAAAATAGGGCTGCGCTATCCAGTGGAGGCCGGCCGACCTGGCTTCAAAATAAGTGGCGAGTTTTTCGATGTCGCGTTCCGCGCTGTTCGACAGCACCAGGATGTCCTCGACCGCGGGCAGTTCGACCCGACCGTGAAACGGCTGCGGCTCTTCTTCGGGCTCGATTTCCTCGACCACGGGTTCTTCGGGAGGCGGTTGCGCTATCCGGCCAAAATCTCGGGAGCCCTCATAAATGATATAAGCCGCCGTGACGGCGACCGCGATAAAAGAAAAAAGATAGGGCAACAAGCTGCGCATGCAAATCTACTCGATAGACTTGATGCAGAGCTGCATGGTCTTCTTGTTGTTGAAATAATTCCACGTGGGTTCGAACACCACAGATGCCCTGCGGGTCTCCTTGAGGCGTTCCTTGCACTTGCCGAGCCCGAACGCGATCGCCGAGAACACGGGGCTACCCGCCTGCGAGATATCCATCTGGAGGTGCCCGCCGCGGAGTTCCTTGACCTTGTGGACGGTGACATCCTCGGCCCTGAACACGGGGTACGGGAAGTTGCCTCCGAAGGGTTCCATCTGGTCGAAATAGTCGAGCACGGTCTTGTATATGCGGGTGCGCGTGCCTTCGACCACGAGTTCGCGCAAGGCGACCACGATGTCGTAACCGCGGGCCTCGCACTGCGCAGGCATCTCGCCGGTATAGCCCTGCTCTCTTGCAGAGGCGTCCAGGCGCCTGCGGAGTTCGTCGATTTTTTCTGCGGGGAGCGAGAAGCCGGCGGCGTTCGCGTGCCCGCCCCAGCGGTCGAACAGGTCCCGGCTTTCGTAGAGCGCCCTGTGCCAGTTGAAGCCTGGCACGGCGCGTGCGCTAGCATGCGCCACGCCGTCCACTATGGAGAGGACGGCGGCAGGGCGCGAAAATTCCTGCGCGAGCTTTGCGGAAACAATCCCGATGACGCCCACATGCCATCCGTGCCCGTCCACCACGAGCACCTTCGGGATGTCGTCTCCATAAATTTCCTTGACCCGCTTCACCGCCATCTCGGTAATTTCCGCTTCTTTCTGCTTGCGCTTCGTATTCCAGTCCTTGAGTTCCGTAAGCAGTTTCGGGGCGCTGGAATTGTCCGGGCAGAGCAGCAGCTTGAGCGCGGGGTCTGGTTTTTCCATGCGGCCGGGCGCATTCAAGAGCGGTGCAAACTTGTACATCACGTCGATTCCGCCCACGCAGCTCCCGGGCTTCATGAGCGAGGCGTACAGCGCCTGGATTCCGGGCAGGCGGCTTTCTTGCAGGCACTTGAGGCCCCTCTTGGTGAACAACCTGTTCTCAGGAGTCATCTGCACGAGGTCGGCCAGCGTGCCGAGCGCCACCAGGTCGAGCATTTCGGCCGGAGAGGGCATCCCGAGACGTTCGTACAGCGCGCATATGAACTTATACGAAACGCCCACGCCGCAAAGTTCGGGATTGGAGTAGGAATCGCCTTCCTGATGCGGGTCCAGAAGAACGTCGCACGGAGGGAGCGCGTCGCCCGAAGGCTGGTGGTGGTCGATGACCATCACGTGCATTCCCAGTTCCTTCGCATGGGCAATCTCGTCGTTCGCGGTGATGCCCGTATCGACGGTCACCACGTAGCGAGCGCCCGATTCAAACATCTCGTCGACCGCGGAAATCGAAAGCCCGTAACCGTCGCCGAAGCGGTTCGGCAGGCGCCAGTCCGTCTCGATTCCGAGCTTCGCGAAACTCCGCGACAAAAGCGTCACCGAGGTCATCCCGTCCAGGTCGTAGTCACCGAAGATGAAAACCATCTCTTTCTTTTCGCGCACGTCGAGAATCCAGCGCACGGCATCTTCCATGCCCTTGATGCCCCACGGCGAAAGTTCCGCGTCGCCACCCTCGTTCATAATGCGGCTCGCGGCAACCACGTTGCACACGCCCCTGGAGACAAGGAACCTTGCCACCAGATGGGGAATCTTCAGTTCCCGCGCGAGAGTTGACGAGACGGTATCCAGCATTACTTGGAGCCCTCGAAAAGTTTTATCGCAAGCGACTGCAGGCACATCATGGGTGCCGTGCGGCGGCTCGCAATTCTCGACATGGTCTCCTGCACAGTCGCAAGAGCGATTTCAAGCGCGGTTGCATCGATGCGCGGAAAGGCGTCCATGTCCAGTTTCGCCATCGTGTCCGGAAGGCGGAGCGGTGCGCCCGACTCCCTGCGCATGATATCGGAAACGAGGAACGAGAGCACTTCCAAAAATCCGTTCGCCTCCGCCACCTCGTCGAGGCCGGCCTTCGCGAGCGCCTCGAAAAGTTCGCTGTAATCGTTCCGGAGGCTCTTCACGATAAAATCCGAAGCGAGCGCGCACAGTTCACGCGCATGCTCCACATAGTAGAGCGCCTTTCCCGGCGACCCGACCGCAAGCCCGATGACATCGCCGGTAACGCTTTCCTCGTCGGCGTCGGGCCCGAGCATGCGCAGGGTCTCCTCGCGCACTTCCGCATCGCTCAGGGGCAACAGGTGCAACGCGAGGCAACGCGAACGGATCGTCTGCAAGAGGCGGTCTCGGGAAGAAACAGTCAGTATGAAGTAGGTATCGGGCGGAACTTCCTCGAGCGTCTTCAAGAAGGCGTTCGCCGCGGAATCGTTCATGCGGTCGGCCTCGGCCACGATGACCACGCGGACGCGGTCGCCCTTCATGGCAAACGAACCCGTCATCGTGCGGATGAGGTTCACCGAAATCTCACCGCCCGCGCTGAAAATATCGATGCGGTACGGGTTCGCGACAATCTGCTCGATGTATTCCTGCTTGATATCCTGGATGGTGCGGGCAGTGCTGCCGGCAGAGACGCTGTCGGCGCTCCTCGTCTGCACTTCCTTCGCTTCCATCGGGAACACCCAGTTGTCGGTTACGCCCGGGTCCGAAGCCATCTTGCAGCCGAAGCAGTGCCCGCAGGGGCGCTCGTTGCCGTCGGTACACTGCAGGGCCTTCGCGATTTCCATGGCGAGAGCCTTCTTGCCAATGCCTGCGGGGCCGTCGATAAGGATGGCCTGCGGGAATCGGTTCTCGCGGAGCGCCGCCATCACGCGAATGCGCTGACGTTCCTGGGACGCGGGACCATTTAACCGATAATTAATCATTTGCTTTTCAACCACTGAAGCGGGTCCACCGTTTGGGTGCCCTCGCTAACTTGAAAGTACAATTTAATTCCATTTAAGCTCGCGATATCGCCCACCTCGCCAATTTCTTCGCAATTACGCACTTCTTTTCCTTCCTGGACGCGGATGGATCGCATGTGCCCGTATACGGAATACGTACCGCCCTCATGTTCGATAATCACAGAGGGCCCGCGGCCATCGATTTCGGCGACCATCGCGACCGTACCCGCGGCCGCAGCACGTATGGACTGCCCGCGCTTCCCGCGGATTTCCACGCCGAGGTTCCTCGTGGCGATATGCAGCACCGGATGTTCCTGCAGGCCGTAGTTGCTGATGACCTGGCCTTCGAGCGGCATGCATTTCGGTCCCTTCACGGTGCCCGCGATAGTCTTCTTCGGCTTCTCGACGACCTTCGGTTCTTTCTCTTTCTGCTTTTTCTTGCGGGCGGCTTCTGCCTTGCGTTTCTCTTCGGCCTTGCGCGCGGCCTCGAGTTCCTTCTTGCGCTTCTGCTCGAGTTTCTCGATGAGTTTCTGCATCACCTTCTGGTTGCGTTCGAATTCCTGGAGGGCGCGCTGCTGCATCGCCTTGTCGTGCTTGAGGTTCAAGAGCATTTTTTCCTGGTTGCCCACCTGGCTCACCAGTCCCTTTTCTTCGCGGGACTTCTTTTCGCGCAGACGGTTCAGTTCGGCAAGATGTTCTTCTTCGTTGCGCTTCTTCTCGTCGCGTTCCTGCATCATCGACGTGAGCGTTTCCACCAGTATGCGGTCTTCGTTGAGCACATGGTGCACCCAGTACGCCTGACGCTCCGGGTTCCCTTCGCGGGTAAGCAGCTGGTACAGCACCTCGGCATCGCTGTACCTTCCGTTCACGTAAAGCTTGCGCACCCTCTTCTTCATCGCTTCCTTGCGCACCTGGATTTTCTGGTCGAGCGAATCGATATCGCGCGAAAGCTGGTTCACCGCATTCTGCACGAGCGTCTCGTTTTTCGAAAGTTCGGTAATGTAGATGCGGGTCTGGTTCAGGTTCTGGTCCAAGAGCGAAAGCGTATTGAGCACGCCCTTCTCCTCGGTTTCCAGCAGGGCGAGTTCCTCGCGCTTTTTCGCGAGGTCGGATTCCAACTTCTTGAGCGCAGTCCGCTGCTCCTTGATTTGCGCGTCCGTTTTCTTGGGGGCGGCAAGCGAAACACCGACAAGCAGGCAAAGCAAGGCGACAATCAGGCGCATCGGCTAATCCCGTTCGTTCCGTTTTGCAAGCAAGAAATCCTGGACGGTGCGGTAACTGAAGTAGGCCGAAACGAGCGTCACCAGCAGCACGACCAGGCAAAGCAGGCTCCCGAGCCCGCCGACGTTCGCCGCGACCAGCGGGATTGCCTGAGCGACAGATTCCACGACAGCAAGGAGCAGCACGACGGCAAGGCCGCTCCCGACAAGCCCCTGCATCATCCCCTCGAGCACGAAGGGGAACTCGATAAAGAACGGGCTTCCGCCGGCATACTTCATGTTTTCGACAAGGAGCCTGCGCGACAACAGCGAAAGCCGCACCGAATTGCAAATGATAAGCGAAAGCGTCACCAGCAGAAGCAGGCTCAGGCACACGGGCCAGAACACCATCTTGAACTTCCATTCCGACACGCGGGTAGCCCAATCCACGGGCGCCTGCACCTCGTCGAAATAGCCCTCGCGCGATATGGCGGCGACAGTCTCCTCGAGGTCGGCCGGATTGCGGCTTTCCTTCACGAGAGTCATGCGAAAAAACGGAGGGATGGGGTTATCGTCCACAAGGTCGAGCATCTCGCCGGGGAAATGCCTGCGGAAATCGGCCAGGGCGGAATCGGCGCTCACGAACTCGACCGATTCGATACCCCTGAAATGCTCCATGCGCGACTTGATTACGGCGACAGAATCCTCGCCCACATTTTCGGGCAAGAACGCCTCGATGGTATAGAGCGTCCCTTCCGCAGAAAGCACGCGGAATACGGCCCCGAGCACGGTCAGCGACGACGCCAGAAGGAGCGAACATAGGAAAATCGTCAAAAGCGAGGGCAGAATAACCGTGCGGTGCTGTCTCCACCCACGAAAAGATTCCGATATTAGATACCTAAGTTGTCCGAACACGACCTGAATATAACTAAATTTTAGGAGGTCACATTAGGGCGCCTATGAAACATATCGCATTAAAGATTACGGCATTCATCTTCGGGATTGCACTCTGGCTCTACGTCGTCTCGCTCAACACTTTCAAGGTGGAAATCGACGTTCCCGTTCGCCTCGTGAGGCTTCCCGAAATGTTGGCCATCGCGTCCAAGCCGCCGCGCTCCATGAACGTGACCCTCGAAGGCGAACCTTTCGACCTCATGCGACTCCGCTCCAGAATCAAGGGCGGCGACACGACCACCGCAGCTATCATCATCGATTTGCAAGATGCCGAACTCGGCGCCACACGCAAGCTCATCGGCGCGCAGAACTTCTCGGCGCCCGGATTCCCGAACATCAAGTTCATAGAACCCGACAACCAGCGCCTGTTCGTAGACCTCGACCTGGACACCCGAATCGAAAGGAACGTGCCCATACATTCCATGGTCACCTTCGACGCTGCTACCGGCTACCTGCAGACGGATTTCCCGAAACTCGAGCCCGACTTCATCACCGTTTCCGGCGCAAGGAACGTCATCACGCGCATCATCGAAATCCCGACGGACACGCTCGTGTTCGATTCCCTCAAGAACGACGCCAAGTTCACCGTCCCGCTCGATTTCAGCCAATTCCCGGCGCACGTATCGCCCGCGGATTCCGTCATCAACATCTCGGTAAAGGTCCAGAAGATTGCGAAAAAGTCCTTCCCCGACATCCCAGTGCAGCTTATCGGCATGTTCGACAAGAAGACCTTCGAACTGAAACCGAACAAAGTATCAGTCGAGATTACCGGTGGCGACCGCACGCTCGATTCTATCAGCAAAGGAAACCTCGAACTCTTCGTGGAATTCAACCGTTTCCAGATCGAAGACGTGGACAGCCTCGCCCCCACCGTCAAGCTTACCCTGCGTGCGAACGTGAACCGCGAAAAATCCATCAAGGCGATTCAGCTCTCGCCCGACAAGGTATCCCTTTACGAGAACAAAATAATCGTGCCGACGGTCGTCGACTCGCTTGACGAAGACGTCGAGGAGAAGCTGCCATGATCTGGCTCGGAATAGAATCGAGCTGCGACGAAACCGCATGCGCCGTACTGCAAGACGAACCGCTCAAGGTCATTTCGAACCCGCTATACAGCCAGATTGACGAACACGCCCTGTACGGTGGCGTCGTGCCCGAAATCGCCGCACGCGCCCACCTGCAAAAGATTGCCCCCATCGCTGAGGCTGCCGTGAAGGAAGCAGGAATCGACCTCAAGGATATCGACGCGATTGCCTACACGACGGGCCCGGGCCTCATGGGACCGCTCCTCGTCGGAGCAAGCTTTGCACGGGGCCTCGCCCGCGACCTGCAGGTTCCCGCCTACGGAATCAACCACCTCGAAGGCCACCTCGCCGCCGCATGGCTCAGCAACCCCGACATCGAGCCCCCGTTCCTCACGCTCACCGTCTCTGGCGGGCACACGGAACTCGTCATGGAGGAACCCGGCTTCAAGTACACGAGCATCGGGCGCACCCGCGACGACGCCGCGGGCGAAGCATTCGACAAGTGCGGCAAACTGCTCGGGCTCAAGTACCCCGCGGGGGCGACCATCAGCAGGCTCGGCCAGGGCAAGAACCGCAAGTTCGTGGAATTCCCGAGGGCGCTCCATTCCCGCGAGAACTGCGAATTCTCGTTCAGCGGTTTGAAGACCGCAGTACTGCGCTACACCGAGACACACGACCCGGAATACATCCAGGAAAACCTCGGCGACATATGCGCCTCGCTCGAAGACGCCATTGTCGGGAGCCTCGTCGAAAAGACTATCAACGCGCTCAAGAAGACGCGCATGAAGACCCTCGTGATGGGCGGCGGCGTTAGCGCGAACGCCTGGCTCAGGACAAGGTTGCAAGACTACTGCAGCCGGCACGGCATCCGGTTCTGCGTCCCGGACAGGAGCCTCAGCACCGACAACGGCGCCATGATTGCGGCAGCCGCCATACGCCGTGCGCGGCAGGGCATGCTGAAATCCATCGATGTCGTGAAGCCCTGGATGCCTCTAGCCCCATAAAGTTCTAATTTAGTCGCAAAAAAGGGATTTTCCTCACAGACTTTTGCGCGGCTCTTTTCTTTTTTGAATCCTGAAACTATATTATGGGTATGTTTACGAGAATACACAAAATTCTCCTTTTTACCGGAGTGCTCACTGGCGCCCTGTTTTCAGCCGTACCCGCTGCCGACAAGGACATAAACAAGCCCGTAAGCGATGCCGAAATTTTCCGTCCCGAGAAGCGTGAGACGAGGGTTCAGCTCGTCGATTCGAGCAAGAGCAATTCCATCATGCTCAACGTTGACATTTTCGGGAGCCTCGACGTGCAATCCTACTACATCCTGTGGGATAACGTCGACCTGTCTGAAGACCTCAAGAAGATGATGACCACGCGCGACTTCGCTCGCGACGAATTCTTCATGCAGAACATCGATCGCGAGCAGTTCGAACAGGAACGCATGCTGCAGCTGTTCGAAGACCGCAAGCGCGACTTCTTCGCCATATTCCCCGAAGAGGCGCTCAAGGAACTGCAAGAAAAGGAAGAGGAAGACAAGTAGACTGGCCTGTTGAGCCAACATGTCATTCTGAGCGGAGCCGCAGGCGAAGTCGAAGAATCCAGTACAAATTCCAGTATGTTTTCCCGCGAACGTGATTTTAATGAATGGAACCTGTGCGGGTTCGGCGAGGCGCCCGCGTTCCTCTACGAGAACATCGAAAGCACGCACAGCCTCATGAAGTCGCTCGCCACCGCAGGGCAAATCCCTCCGGGCACGCTCATCGTCGCAGATTCCCAGAGCGCAGGCCGCGGGCGACACGAACGCACGTGGAACTCCCCCGCCGGCAAGAACATCTACTTCAACATCCTCATCCCGTTCGAGGGCATTCCGCTGGCATCCGCACCGCAAATCACGCAGGTAGCAGCGCTCACCTTCGCCGAAATATTCCGCGACCTGCAAGACAGTTCCAACGCGCAGGGGCTCGGCAATAACGAAATCGGGAAAGTCGCCGTCAAGTGGCCCAACGACATTCTGTGCGGCAAAAGCAAATTCTGCGGGATCCTCGCGGAACTAGTTTATATAAAATCCGCCGCCGGGCAGGTCGCACCCGCCATCAGCATGGGCGTCGGAATAAACGTGAACAGCGACGCCAGCGACTACATAAGCCTCGGGCGCCCCGTCACCACGCTCAAGGAAATCGCGGGCCGCGAAATAAACCGCGAAAAGTTACTCCAGATGCTCATCGCATGCCTGGAACGCGCCCTCGGGCAGTTCAGGGCCTTCGGGATAACCCCGTGGGTGGCCGCCTGGCGCAAGATGGACCAGTTCATCGGCGCGCGCGGCACCATCGTCGCAAACAACCACTGCACCGACGACAACCGCGACGGCGGCGCAGGCGTACAAAAGAAAACAGGCCGCATCGCCGACATGCGCGACGACGGAAGCCTGCTATTCGAATGCGACGACGGAACCACGGAAGTCGTCTACAGCGCCGATTTGGAAATCTAAATCAGAAGCATTTTCAGCAACTCTTTTCCTAGCTTATAAAAAAAGAGAAGCCCCCTTTGTGGGGGCATCCCTTTTTTCTTAGGAGGAGAACTTTGTATTCTAAAGATACATCCTTATTCAGGATTTGTACACAACTTTTTTGTCCGGCCGACGCAAGTGTGATTTGGAACAAACAAGCCTTATTTCAGCTTGCCCTTGAAGTACATACTCCCGGCCAGCGACACGGCGAGCACCACAATCATCGCGGTAAGGCCCATGTCCGCGAGGCCCTCATATTGCCCCGCAACGCCCGTCTCGATGAGAATCACGAACAGGAGCGCAAGCACAGCGCCCACGGAACCCATCTGCTGGAACATCTTGACCTTGTCTTCGGTCGTAAACTTGCCATTCGTTTTTTTAATAAAGGACATTGACGTCTCCTCCCAAGCAAATCCATACGATGAGTCCGGCCATCACGAGCACGCTTATGGCGACATTCGCCAAGAAAAAGTCGCGGTTCATGGCGTCGAGATCGTCGGACTTGCGGAACAAATGTATATAGAGCACGGCGGCGGTCATGAGCCCGGTCACAATCCACCAGGGGATGCCCATGTTCCACACGAACCCGAAGGCGACACAGAGCGCGAGCATCGCGATGTGGCTCCAGAAGGCGATCTGCAAGGCGCGCTTGCGGCCAAAACGCGCGGGCACCGAATGGAGTCCCATCGCGCGGTCGATTTCTTCGTCCTGCGTGGCGTAAATGATGTCGAAACCGCCCATCCAGAGCATGAGAATCACGAGCAGGAATATCGGGAACACCGCAAACTCGCCGCGAATCGCAATCCAGGCACCGAGAGGGCTCATGCCGATGGCAAAGCCCAAAAACCAGTGGCACAGCCAGCTGAAGCGCTTCCAGTAGGAATAAGAAAGCAGCAAGAGCCACACGGGCAGGGCGAGCATGCCGGCAAGCGGCTGCAGGAGCCAGGCGAACAGCACGAACAGCGCACCGTTTATGGCGAGGAAGGCGATTACGGACTTCTTGCTCAGGCGCCCCGCGGGCAGGTGGCGCCCGGCCGTACGCGGGTTCTTCGCGTCGATTTCGGCATCGGCGATGCGGTTGAAACTCATCGCGCTGTTGCGGGCGGTCACCATGCAGCCCACGATAAGCAGGACAATACGCAGGGCCTCGGCCGCAGTCATGTCGCGGAAGCCGTTAGCGGCCACCCACATGGAACCGAGCGCAAAGGGCATCGCGAAAAGCGAGTGGCTGAAGCGCACCATGTGGCCAAATTCAAGAATTTTTTTTAGCATATAACCCTTCCGACGGTATTTTCCGGCACGAAGTCCACAGGTATCCCATGTTCCGGAGAGCCTCCGTCCCACGGCTTCACGATATCCGCACCCTCCGGAAGAGCGCCCAGGTGCTTCAGGACCTTCGCGACCACAGTATCGACCAGATCCTCGACAGTCGCGGGCCTGCTATAGAACTGCGGGGACGCCGGAATTACCACCGCGCCCGCACGGGTCACGCGTTCCATGTTTTCGATATGGATGAGGTTGTACGGCATCTCTCGCGGGACAATCACCAGCGGGCGGCGCTCCTTGAGGCAAACATCCGCAGAACGCACCAGCAGGTTGTCCGAAGTTCCCGCAGCGATGCGCCCGAGCGTCCCCATGGAACACGGCACCACCGCCATGCCCGCATAGTCGGCAGACCCGCTCGCGCATTCCGCAAAAAAATCATCCACCTTGTAGAGCTTGTCGGCAAGGCCGAAAAGCTCATCCTGCCCTTCGTATTCCACGACCTCGCGACCCGGCGCAGTCACTATGAGCGAGACATTGTGCCCGAACTTTTTCAGGTGCATCGCCGTGCGGGCCGCATAGATTGCACCGCTCGCGCCCGTCACCCCGAGGATATAGCGGCTCATGCGGCACCTCCCGCGGGTGCGTTTTCACCCGAAACAGAGCGGCGCAAAAGTACACGGTACGCCACCCCGAAAAAGCAGGGTTTCACGTGCACGAGTTCAAACCCGTTCTTTTCCGCCAGCGCGACAAAGTCCGCCACCGGCAAAAAGCGTATAATCGAATTCACGAGGTACTCGTAAGCATCGCGCTTGCTAAAGAACGCGCCGAGCACCGGGATAAACAGGGGCGCAAGCCTCCTGTAGAAAGACTTGTTGAACGCGTTCCGCGGCGAAAAGAACTCGAGCACCTGCAGGTAGCCTCCATCGGAAAGCACACGCGCGGATTCCCGCAGGCCGCCTTCCGCATCAGGGAGATTGCGCATGCCAAACCCGTTCAGAACCACATCGAACGAGCCGTCCGCAAACGGCATCTTCATCGCGTCGAGCTGCACGGGAACGGCCGACGTCTTCTTGCCCGCGGCCCCCTTCAGCATGCCGTACGAAAAATCGCCTAGAATGGCGACATCCTGCGTGCCGTTGAATTTCTCGTAAGTCGCGGCAAAATCGCCCGTCCCGCCGCACAAATCGAGCAGTCGCCTGCCGGGGCGCACCTTCCGCAGTTCGCGGCAGCAGCTCCTGCGCCATAAAATATCCTGGCAGCAACTCAACGCATGATTCAAGAAATCATAGCGGTTTGCAATTTCGTCGAACATTTTGCGCACGGGACTCTTCATGCGCACAAA includes:
- a CDS encoding ubiquinone/menaquinone biosynthesis methyltransferase gives rise to the protein MKSPVRKMFDEIANRYDFLNHALSCCQDILWRRSCCRELRKVRPGRRLLDLCGGTGDFAATYEKFNGTQDVAILGDFSYGMLKGAAGKKTSAVPVQLDAMKMPFADGSFDVVLNGFGMRNLPDAEGGLRESARVLSDGGYLQVLEFFSPRNAFNKSFYRRLAPLFIPVLGAFFSKRDAYEYLVNSIIRFLPVADFVALAEKNGFELVHVKPCFFGVAYRVLLRRSVSGENAPAGGAA